Proteins encoded by one window of Simiduia curdlanivorans:
- a CDS encoding NAD(P)-dependent oxidoreductase, with product MNLAFVGLGVMGYPMAGHLVKAGHQVCVYNRTASKAQSWADAFGGRFELTPKLAAENADIVFVCVGNDDDLRSVVLGDEGLLAGMRPGTYLVDHTTASAQVARELSALAALQQVAFLDAPVSGGQAGAENGQLTVMVGGDDLAFGHVEPVIQVFAKSVKLLGPSGSGQLCKMVNQICIAGLVQGLAEGLHFAQSAGLDAAAVVEVISKGAAQSWQMDNRYKTMLKGEYNHGFAVDWMRKDLAIVLDEAKNNGARLPVTALVDQFYGEVQDMGGQRWDTSSLLARLEQHKRR from the coding sequence GTGAACCTAGCATTTGTTGGTTTAGGCGTTATGGGTTATCCCATGGCTGGACATTTAGTAAAGGCTGGACATCAAGTTTGCGTATATAACCGCACGGCGTCAAAGGCGCAAAGTTGGGCCGATGCCTTTGGCGGCCGATTTGAGCTCACGCCAAAATTAGCGGCAGAAAATGCCGACATTGTTTTCGTTTGTGTGGGCAATGACGATGATTTGCGCTCGGTGGTATTAGGGGACGAGGGTCTGCTCGCCGGCATGAGGCCGGGCACTTATTTAGTGGACCACACCACGGCATCGGCACAAGTAGCCCGAGAGCTTTCTGCCTTAGCCGCGCTACAACAGGTTGCTTTTTTAGACGCGCCTGTTTCTGGCGGTCAAGCGGGCGCGGAAAATGGCCAGTTAACGGTGATGGTTGGCGGCGATGATCTCGCCTTTGGCCATGTAGAACCGGTTATTCAAGTCTTTGCTAAGTCAGTGAAATTGCTGGGGCCTTCGGGTAGTGGTCAGTTGTGTAAAATGGTAAATCAAATTTGCATTGCCGGCTTGGTTCAAGGCCTAGCGGAAGGTTTGCACTTTGCTCAGTCTGCGGGTTTGGATGCCGCAGCTGTGGTCGAGGTAATATCGAAAGGCGCGGCTCAATCTTGGCAAATGGATAATCGCTATAAAACCATGTTGAAGGGCGAATATAACCATGGCTTTGCCGTCGATTGGATGCGCAAAGATTTGGCTATCGTATTAGATGAAGCAAAAAATAACGGTGCCCGCCTGCCGGTAACCGCGCTGGTTGATCAGTTTTATGGTGAGGTTCAAGATATGGGCGGGCAGCGCTGGGATACGTCGAGTCTCTTAGCGCGGCTCGAGCAGCATAAGCGGCGTTAA
- a CDS encoding VOC family protein: protein MAKVLGLGGVFFKAPDPQALIAWYNQHLGTEMNEWGAQFPIQQLPAGAYGVFSPFKESTDYFAPSTQNYMINLVVDDVDGCLARVRAAGAVVMPDIETSEYGTFGWFIDPAGNKIELWQPPAV, encoded by the coding sequence ATGGCAAAGGTACTTGGTTTAGGCGGCGTATTTTTCAAGGCGCCAGACCCGCAGGCATTGATTGCTTGGTATAACCAACATTTGGGCACCGAGATGAATGAGTGGGGCGCCCAATTTCCCATCCAGCAACTACCGGCTGGTGCCTATGGCGTGTTTTCACCGTTTAAGGAGAGCACCGATTATTTTGCACCTAGCACGCAAAATTACATGATCAACCTCGTCGTTGATGATGTAGATGGCTGTCTCGCTAGGGTGCGAGCTGCCGGCGCGGTGGTTATGCCGGACATTGAAACCTCAGAATACGGCACCTTTGGCTGGTTTATTGATCCAGCTGGAAACAAAATTGAATTGTGGCAGCCACCTGCTGTTTAA
- a CDS encoding M18 family aminopeptidase, which produces MSNLAVITKLIDFLKSSPTPFHAVDSMKKRLLSAGFCELKEGDAWQFEVGGKYFITRNNSSIIAYIHGKQIAEQGIHMVGAHTDSPCLKVKPNPVVNSQSYLQLGVEVYGGVLLAPWFDRDLSLAGRVNYLDSQGSRRSALVDFKKPIAIVPSLAIHLDREVNKSRSINPQTDIPPVLAQLASAEAGFDFKALLAGQLAAEGVADCASVLDYELSFYDTQPAALVGLQEQFFVGARLDNLLSCFVGLEAMLASGSDYAQILICNDHEEVGSLSACGAQGPMLRQFLERLIPDVELRNRVVDRSIMISADNAHGIHPNYADKHEQNHGPLLNKGPVIKVNANQRYATNSETSAYFRHLCQQVNAPVQAFVVRTDMACGSTIGPITAAEIGVKTLDVGMPTWGMHSIRETAGTTDMLDLIKVLQRHYSTR; this is translated from the coding sequence ATGAGTAATCTAGCTGTAATAACTAAGTTGATTGATTTTCTGAAGTCGTCGCCGACACCTTTTCATGCGGTAGACAGCATGAAGAAACGCTTGTTGTCGGCAGGTTTTTGCGAGTTAAAAGAGGGCGATGCGTGGCAGTTTGAGGTCGGTGGAAAATATTTTATAACCCGGAACAACTCGAGCATTATTGCGTATATTCACGGCAAGCAAATTGCGGAGCAGGGCATTCATATGGTGGGTGCCCATACCGATAGCCCTTGTTTAAAGGTTAAGCCCAACCCGGTGGTCAATTCGCAGAGCTATTTACAGTTGGGGGTTGAGGTGTATGGCGGCGTTTTACTGGCGCCTTGGTTTGATCGCGACCTCTCCTTAGCCGGTCGAGTCAATTATTTGGATAGTCAGGGTAGCCGCAGATCGGCCTTGGTGGACTTTAAAAAGCCCATCGCGATTGTACCCAGTTTGGCTATTCACTTAGATCGAGAGGTAAATAAAAGCCGAAGTATTAACCCTCAAACGGATATTCCTCCGGTATTGGCGCAACTTGCCAGCGCTGAAGCTGGGTTTGATTTTAAAGCGCTACTCGCCGGGCAGTTAGCTGCGGAGGGTGTGGCGGACTGCGCCAGTGTGCTGGATTACGAATTATCTTTTTACGATACCCAGCCGGCTGCCTTGGTAGGCTTGCAGGAGCAGTTTTTTGTTGGCGCGAGGCTCGATAATCTGCTCAGCTGCTTTGTCGGCTTAGAGGCTATGTTGGCGTCTGGGTCGGATTATGCTCAAATATTGATCTGCAACGACCACGAGGAAGTGGGTAGCCTGTCGGCGTGTGGTGCTCAGGGGCCCATGCTGCGCCAGTTTTTGGAGCGTTTGATCCCGGATGTAGAACTGAGAAACCGGGTTGTGGATCGATCAATAATGATTTCGGCGGATAACGCCCACGGCATACACCCAAATTATGCTGATAAGCACGAGCAGAATCATGGCCCCCTGTTGAACAAAGGTCCGGTTATTAAAGTAAATGCGAACCAGCGCTACGCAACTAACAGTGAAACCAGTGCATACTTCCGCCACCTTTGTCAGCAGGTCAATGCCCCAGTTCAAGCCTTCGTGGTGCGAACGGATATGGCCTGTGGAAGTACCATAGGCCCCATTACGGCGGCCGAAATCGGTGTCAAAACCTTGGATGTCGGCATGCCCACTTGGGGTATGCACTCTATAAGGGAAACAGCCGGTACAACCGACATGCTCGACCTTATTAAGGTTTTGCAGAGACATTATTCAACGCGCTAA
- a CDS encoding cyclic nucleotide-binding domain-containing protein — translation MSFDLTALAKFEPFCGLSEEYLQRLMDHLELFELERGTLVFKRGKPLPESYYLVSGMVDLIAADFESEVIEANTARACQPLNLQSPSPVSAVAKESVVVFRIDKEFIDLVLAYTESTGEEAEAVVAGEEPHDWMSGLLESPLFNKVPPANLQQLFAKFEWQEFEVGDVLIQEGDQGDYFYVLEKGRLAVESRGQKLDVVLKPGNYFGEEALVGDAVRNASVIAQTNGGVMRLTKEDFRVLLQEPILTTVDLKAWGQLEKKGGFKLVDVRLPMEYKCGHVAGAINLPLGGLRSRLSRLEKEFNYLVTADGGRRAEVAAYLFNQAGLECSILTCAAELY, via the coding sequence ATGTCATTCGATCTAACGGCACTTGCCAAATTTGAACCCTTTTGCGGCTTGAGCGAAGAATATCTCCAGCGTCTCATGGATCATTTGGAACTGTTTGAGTTAGAGCGCGGCACGCTAGTGTTTAAGCGCGGTAAGCCGTTGCCTGAAAGTTACTATCTGGTGTCCGGTATGGTGGATTTGATTGCCGCAGATTTTGAGTCTGAAGTGATCGAAGCCAATACGGCGCGCGCCTGCCAGCCGTTAAATCTACAGTCGCCGTCGCCTGTTTCTGCGGTGGCAAAAGAATCTGTGGTGGTGTTTCGCATTGATAAAGAGTTTATCGATTTGGTACTCGCCTATACGGAATCCACTGGCGAAGAGGCCGAAGCTGTTGTCGCTGGTGAGGAGCCGCACGATTGGATGAGCGGCCTACTCGAGTCGCCGCTGTTTAATAAAGTACCACCGGCAAATTTGCAGCAATTGTTTGCCAAGTTTGAGTGGCAGGAATTCGAAGTAGGCGACGTGTTAATACAAGAGGGCGATCAGGGTGATTATTTTTACGTTCTGGAAAAGGGCCGTTTAGCGGTTGAGTCGCGCGGTCAAAAGCTCGATGTGGTATTGAAGCCGGGTAATTATTTTGGCGAGGAAGCGCTTGTGGGCGATGCGGTGCGCAATGCATCGGTGATTGCCCAAACCAACGGTGGGGTTATGCGTCTCACCAAGGAGGACTTTCGGGTGTTGTTACAAGAGCCCATCCTCACTACGGTAGATTTGAAAGCCTGGGGTCAGCTGGAAAAGAAAGGCGGCTTTAAGTTGGTCGATGTTCGCCTGCCCATGGAGTACAAGTGCGGCCATGTGGCCGGCGCTATCAATTTACCCTTAGGTGGTTTGCGCAGCCGCTTGTCTCGGTTAGAAAAAGAGTTTAATTACTTGGTTACCGCCGACGGTGGTCGTCGAGCCGAGGTGGCCGCTTATCTTTTTAATCAGGCCGGTCTCGAGTGCTCTATTTTAACCTGCGCCGCTGAACTCTATTAA